One window of Desulfobacca acetoxidans DSM 11109 genomic DNA carries:
- a CDS encoding spinster family MFS transporter → MEISCQPSRSRKPIFWVVFVLTTLNLLDYFDRYIVAAVNTLLKHDFGLSDKAYGFLGSAFFLVYLISAPVFGYLGDRWGRRKFMALGAAVWSLATSLPFWITTYPGLIAARGLVGLGEASFGTLAPAYLADILPLAKRGRVLGIFYATIPVGAALAYFFGGLVGSAWGWRWSFLLAGLPGLLMASLVYTLPRHQLPAAAAAQHEKQILNWRAVVGLWRIPTFVRVTTGYGFLTFALGGLAFWMPRFLEVTKGLTLKEANLLMALATTVAGGLGTLAGGWGGDWLFRYSRRAHLWVSGLGVALALPFGVLAIFATNSTAYQIGLFAAIFLLFLNPALLTTLIVSVAGPTRRAIAVACNIIVIHLIGDVPSPFLIGWLADLAGLQWGVALALVALSLSAVFLLSGLPQVEKDLSAEVT, encoded by the coding sequence ATGGAAATAAGCTGTCAGCCAAGCAGAAGCCGGAAACCGATTTTTTGGGTCGTCTTCGTACTCACCACCCTGAACTTATTGGACTATTTTGACCGTTATATTGTAGCCGCGGTTAATACCCTGCTCAAACATGACTTCGGTTTATCTGATAAAGCCTACGGCTTTTTGGGTAGCGCCTTTTTTTTGGTTTATTTGATTTCCGCCCCGGTTTTCGGCTATCTGGGAGACCGTTGGGGTCGGCGCAAATTCATGGCCTTGGGCGCTGCGGTCTGGAGCCTGGCCACGAGCCTGCCCTTCTGGATCACCACCTATCCCGGTCTAATAGCAGCCCGGGGTCTGGTGGGGTTGGGAGAGGCCTCCTTCGGCACCCTGGCTCCCGCCTACCTGGCCGATATATTACCGTTAGCCAAACGAGGCCGAGTGTTAGGCATATTCTACGCCACGATTCCGGTAGGGGCGGCACTAGCCTACTTTTTTGGCGGTCTGGTGGGAAGTGCCTGGGGCTGGCGCTGGAGCTTTCTGCTGGCCGGTCTGCCAGGATTGCTGATGGCGAGCCTGGTCTACACCCTGCCGCGTCATCAGCTTCCGGCAGCAGCCGCAGCTCAACATGAGAAACAGATCTTGAATTGGCGGGCCGTCGTGGGCTTGTGGCGCATCCCTACCTTTGTCCGGGTGACTACCGGCTATGGCTTTCTTACCTTCGCCTTGGGGGGACTGGCTTTCTGGATGCCCCGGTTCCTGGAGGTAACCAAGGGTTTGACCCTGAAGGAGGCCAACCTGCTGATGGCTCTGGCCACCACCGTGGCCGGGGGGCTGGGAACGTTGGCGGGCGGTTGGGGAGGAGACTGGCTCTTTCGATACAGCCGGAGGGCACATCTGTGGGTATCAGGGTTGGGAGTGGCCCTGGCCCTGCCGTTCGGGGTTTTGGCTATCTTTGCCACTAATTCAACAGCCTATCAGATCGGCCTGTTTGCGGCCATCTTCCTTTTATTCCTGAACCCGGCGCTACTGACCACGCTCATTGTCAGCGTCGCCGGTCCGACTCGCCGAGCCATCGCCGTTGCCTGCAATATCATCGTCATTCACCTGATCGGAGATGTCCCGTCACCCTTTCTGATCGGCTGGCTGGCGGATTTGGCCGGATTGCAATGGGGGGTAGCGCTAGCTCTGGTGGCCCTGAGCCTAAGCGCTGTTTTTTTATTGTCAGGCCTGCCCCAGGTTGAAAAAGACCTTTCGGCAGAGGTTACTTAG
- the pyrF gene encoding orotidine-5'-phosphate decarboxylase, with amino-acid sequence MEAKKRLIFPLDAPDGKQARQLIRLLQNEVGLFKVGLELFVAEGPQFFRTMAAEAGTDFFLDLKFHDIPETMSRALKNLFSGVALTTIHCDQGARLLRAVQETQDRGINVLGVTVLTSIDGKDLLAAGIDPRYANPPRELVLLRAGLAKAAGCSGVVCSGQEAQVVKERFGSDFIVVCPGIRPEWSVAPEDDQKRIMTPSEAIKAGADYIVVGRPIRLAADSVAAARMVVAEIAAALQ; translated from the coding sequence ATGGAAGCTAAAAAACGATTGATATTCCCTTTAGATGCGCCCGACGGCAAGCAGGCCCGGCAGTTGATCCGGCTGTTGCAGAATGAAGTTGGATTGTTCAAGGTCGGACTGGAGCTGTTTGTTGCGGAAGGGCCGCAGTTTTTTCGGACTATGGCGGCGGAGGCTGGAACCGATTTTTTCCTGGACCTGAAATTTCACGATATCCCCGAGACCATGAGCCGTGCCCTTAAAAACCTGTTTTCGGGGGTAGCCTTGACCACAATCCATTGTGATCAGGGGGCCCGGTTGCTGCGAGCGGTGCAAGAGACGCAGGATCGCGGAATCAACGTATTAGGCGTCACTGTCTTAACCAGTATCGATGGCAAGGACCTGCTGGCCGCCGGTATTGATCCGAGGTATGCCAATCCCCCTCGGGAGCTTGTCTTGTTGCGGGCGGGTCTGGCCAAGGCTGCCGGATGCAGTGGAGTGGTCTGTTCGGGCCAGGAGGCGCAAGTAGTAAAGGAGAGATTCGGCTCCGATTTTATCGTCGTCTGTCCGGGCATCCGGCCGGAGTGGTCTGTTGCCCCGGAAGATGATCAGAAAAGAATCATGACGCCGTCTGAGGCTATCAAGGCCGGCGCCGATTATATCGTCGTAGGACGGCCCATTCGCCTGGCTGCCGACTCGGTAGCTGCGGCCCGGATGGTAGTGGCGGAGATAGCTGCGGCATTGCAATAA
- a CDS encoding type ISP restriction/modification enzyme — MTRPMLQGFCCLVAASDLGKNFIITLESKAKIPALSFFRILADPLSGKNRSEDFAPGLRQVNNQKYLHHYEPEEILGYIYAVLHRPAYRRRYALFLKIYFLYLSLVS, encoded by the coding sequence ATGACCAGGCCGATGCTTCAAGGATTTTGCTGTCTTGTGGCGGCATCGGACCTTGGTAAGAATTTTATAATTACCCTAGAGTCAAAAGCAAAAATTCCCGCGTTAAGCTTTTTCCGCATTTTGGCCGATCCCCTCAGCGGTAAAAACCGGAGTGAGGATTTTGCGCCAGGGTTACGCCAAGTTAACAATCAGAAATACCTCCACCATTACGAGCCCGAAGAGATTCTCGGCTACATCTATGCCGTGTTGCACAGACCGGCGTATCGTCGAAGGTATGCCCTGTTCCTGAAAATCTACT